GCTCGGTCAGGAAGGCGTCGATGGTGCAGTTCGGACCAAGCTCCACGCGGCGGGACAGGTTCTTGTCGCCGGCGATCCCTTTGAAGGTGGTGCGGACGCGGCTAAACCGCTTTTCCCAGCGGGTGCCGCGCTGAAGTCCGAAAATCGCCGTTCCGATGCCGACCACGCCAACGATGGCGCTGGACCATGCCGGTCCGCCGCTCAGTTGCCACGCTACCAAACCACCGCTTACCAAAACCGAGCCTGCGAGAACGCCGAGCTCGAGACGTGCCATACCTGCAATCTGCATCATACTGTCCGTTTATCTGCCGCCCCTCTCTTGGGGGTACAGCAAAGGTAACGACCGAATGAAGTAGACGTTTAGGTAGAAGGGGGACTTATTCGAAGGAGTCCGCACCACCATTGCTGTTCGCAATGGACTGGACCATCCGGCAGAGGCTTTCGCGCACGTCGGGATCGTCGACCTTGGCCAGCGCGAACAGGATGCGCGAGGCGGTGTTGTCCATCTCTTGCTGGGGCGCGGTAGAGTCGTATCCGTCAAAGAAATAAGACGGTTGGACGTCGAGCGCTTCGGCGATTTCATAGAGACGGCTGGCCGAAACGCGGTTCTGGCCGGCTTCGTATTTCTGGAGCTGCTGGAACGAACATCCGATCTGTGCAGCAAGTCCCGATTGGGTCAATCCGCGCATCAAGCGAGCCTGCCGAAT
Above is a window of Marivivens aquimaris DNA encoding:
- a CDS encoding helix-turn-helix domain-containing protein encodes the protein MAHPVDDFVAQRIRQARLMRGLTQSGLAAQIGCSFQQLQKYEAGQNRVSASRLYEIAEALDVQPSYFFDGYDSTAPQQEMDNTASRILFALAKVDDPDVRESLCRMVQSIANSNGGADSFE